In Lonchura striata isolate bLonStr1 chromosome 39, bLonStr1.mat, whole genome shotgun sequence, one DNA window encodes the following:
- the LOC110481942 gene encoding uncharacterized protein LOC110481942 — protein sequence MFNPFSPSFHDHFSPIFSPFFIVFSSFFHRFSSFFHRFSPFFRRFSPFNRFLCFSPIPEPPEDAVSRSRSRLRRRALASLALRELRDELGEGPRQEGEGPGHAPPAQIHRRRFEESMLRRLSAPWRPPKGAGPGLDDVTNLGAFPALLGAANQDSSEPPQKKRKKQKSGKKKGRKGFRRRRR from the exons ATGTTTaacccattttccccctcatttcatgaccatttttcccccattttttccccgtttttcatCGTTTTTTCGTcattttttcaccgtttttcatcattttttcaccgtttttcGCCGTTTTTTCGCCGTTTCTCCCCTTTTAACcgatttctgtgtttttcccccattccagAGCCCCCCGAGGACGCCGTTTCCCGCTCCCGATCCCGGCTCCGGCGCCGGGCCCTCGCCTCGCTGGCgctgcgggagctgcgggaCGAGTTGGGGGAGGGGCCCCGGCAGGAGGGGGAGGGGCCGGGCCACGCCCCCCCCGCCCAGATCCACAG GCGCCGCTTTGAGGAGTCGATGCTGCGGCGCCtcagcgccccctggcggccgccaaagggggcggggccaggcctGGATGACGTCACCAACCTCGGGGCGTTTCCCGCCCTTTTGGGAGCGGCCAATCAG gATTCGTCGGAGCCGCcgcagaaaaagaggaagaaacaaaaatcggggaagaagaaagggaggaagg gtttccgccgccgccgccgctga